In the genome of Triticum urartu cultivar G1812 chromosome 5, Tu2.1, whole genome shotgun sequence, one region contains:
- the LOC125509283 gene encoding uncharacterized protein LOC125509283 isoform X3 — MNRTGVHSLRAVEEFLLRDITEESSKLEKDCFQIAFVIFVMGLVLVPKTKYDYATIDFWGALASTENIAQFNWCQYVLDALLDAVRKLKRDIILNNLNTNLTGCHLFYQIFTLDSLHLGTFNKKHDVFPRISDFDADCLRNMIIMATDPIKSANSWSYAPLRDPSVVCYMWGQCREKNVKTSHSTSRSHNKKSGGAYVAQPVQTPSVEHADAPVGAPVPISAPMGDIGPMDLGNYLRQHYPKLVADEISLLLKKHNTRALLHLANERQSIMKDMLKLADDLYSSLSRRCVCCPARGFADCPLGGTVSNHVREQFSTPVTSKIDGRRLDLSGCGAKTPADEGSAGAKLSAQPLCRADTVKRVHVDLATPHEIVVEVTEFCKSTFRAIAEMYADLPSNFTAVVFGQSNKTLPKQKYIFQHGYATDPWGRGCVPYPPMPDVAEQIEHYFNNAQPGVLSSLFIIHDSPRYIRVTGLALKQQLVGERLLDHELMCIILRRFMQAHAGCNRDSPYLTWRHSLEADLSTLALSDHDYTYSISIQKQLTGECHPYDITTAQMFLLPVPLQDGWLLMMWDMIAKIIHVLDPLVRRHSTNPVVKVRQELVERKLHNALFNCLNEYYAGWPVVEDNWRTVFPALTDTNFCKEESGIAVVHIARHYDGRKMMLPLTKPNLAKTKKQALFECLKLQGNQTSKAGDALWAALAPSDSCFGSYSET; from the exons ATGAATCGTACTGGCGTTCATAGTTTGCGTGCAGTAGAGGAATTCCTTCTCAGGGACATCACGGAAGAATCATCGAAGCTGGAGAAGGACTGCTTCCAAATTGCATTTGTTATTTTTGTGATGGGTCTTGTTCTTGTGCCTAAGACGAAGTACGACTATGCAACTATTGATTTTTGGGGAGCCCTGGCCAGTACAGAAAACATTGCACAGTTTAACTGGTGCCAGTATGTGCTAGACGCTTTGCTGGATGCTGTGAGGAAGCTCAAGAGGGACATTATCTTGAATAACTTAAACACGAACCTTACAGGATGTCATCTTTTCTATCAG ATTTTCACCCTTGATAGCCTGCACCTTGGTACGTTCAACAAGAAGCACGATGTATTTCCTCGTATAAGTGATTTTGACGCCGATTGCCTTCGAAATATGATCATCATGGCAACTGATCCAATAAAGTCGGCAAATTCGTGGTCGTATGCACCT TTACGAGACCCATCAGTTGTGTGCTACATGTGGGGTCAGTGCCGGGAAAAAAATGTGAAGACTTCACACAGCACATCTAGATCTCACAACAAAAAAAGCGGTGGAGCCTATGTTGCGCAACCTGTCCAGACGCCTAGTGTTGAACACGCTGACGCGCCCGTTGGCGCACCAGTTCCTATTTCCGCACCAATGGGTGACATAGGACCAATGGACCTTGGCAATTATTTGCGTCAACACTATCCGAAACTG GTTGCAGATGAGATATCACTTCTACTGAAGAAGCACAATACCAGAGCTTTGCTTCATCTAGCAAACGAAAGGCAGAGCATCATGAAAGACATGCTGAAGTTAGCAGATGATCTGTACTCATCGCTGAGCCGACGTTGTGTCTGTTGCCCTGCCAGGGGTTTTGCAGACTGTCCGTTAGGAGGTACAG TGAGCAATCATGTGCGAGAGCAGTTCAGCACCCCCGTAACAAGCAAAATCGATGGCCGAAGGCTGGACCTATCAGGGTGTGGAG CAAAAACCCCAGCAGATGAAGGCAGCGCTGGTGCTAAACTCAGCGCCCAGCCCCTGTGTCGTGCTGATACAGTGAAGCGAGTGCATGTTGATTTGGCTACCCCGCACGAGATCGTAGTGGAGGTCACTGAGTTCTGCAAGTCCACTTTCAGGGCAATCGCTGAGATGTATGCGGACCTGCCCTCTAATTTTACAGCAGTAGTTTTTGGTCAGAGCAACAAAACCCTGCCTAAACAGAAATACATCTTTCAACATGGGTACGCGACTGATCCGTGGGGGCGTGGGTGTGTGCCGTACCCGCCAATGCCGGATGTAGCCGAGCAAATTGAGCACTACTTCAACAATGCGCAGCCCGGAGTGCTCTCAAG TTTGTTCATCATCCATGATTCTCCACGGTACATTAGAGTTACTGGTCTAGCACTAAAGCAACAGCTCGTGGGGGAAAGGTTGCTAGACCATGAGCTAATGTGTATTATCCTCCGGCGGTTTATGCAAGCACATGCAGGATGTAATCGGGATTCCCCATATCTCACTTGGCGGCACAGCCTTGAAGCAGATTTATCG ACCCTTGCGCTATCCGATCATGACTACACGTACTCGATTTCCATTCAGAAACAGCTAACTGGTGAATGCCACCCGTATGATATCACGACAGCTCAAATG TTTCTGTTGCCGGTGCCATTACAAGATGGGTGGTTACTCATGATGTGGGACATGATTGCCAAGATTATCCATGTACTTGACCCTCTTGTTCGGCGCCACAGCACCAACCCAGTAGTGAAGGTACGTCAGGAGTTGGTAGAACGGAAGCTTCACAATGCTTTATTCAACTGCCTGAATGAGTATTATGCTGGGTGGCCTGTCGTGGAAGACAATTGGAGAACTGTCTTCCCTGCTCTCACGGACACCAATTTCTGCAA GGAGGAATCTGGAATTGCCGTAGTTCACATTGCACGGCACTATGATGGCAGAAAGATGATGCTGCCACTAACGAAG CCCAACCTAGCAAAAACCAAGAAGCAAGCTCTGTTTGAGTGCTTGAAGCTTCAGGGAAACCAGACATCCAAAGCTGGAGATGCATTGTGGGCAGCACTAGCTCCCAGTGATTCATGCTTCGGCTCCTACTCCGAGACCTAG
- the LOC125509283 gene encoding uncharacterized protein LOC125509283 isoform X1, with amino-acid sequence MNRTGVHSLRAVEEFLLRDITEESSKLEKDCFQIAFVIFVMGLVLVPKTKYDYATIDFWGALASTENIAQFNWCQYVLDALLDAVRKLKRDIILNNLNTNLTGCHLFYQIFTLDSLHLGTFNKKHDVFPRISDFDADCLRNMIIMATDPIKSANSWSYAPLRDPSVVCYMWGQCREKNVKTSHSTSRSHNKKSGGAYVAQPVQTPSVEHADAPVGAPVPISAPMGDIGPMDLGNYLRQHYPKLVADEISLLLKKHNTRALLHLANERQSIMKDMLKLADDLYSSLSRRCVCCPARGFADCPLGGTVSNHVREQFSTPVTSKIDGRRLDLSGCGAKTPADEGSAGAKLSAQPLCRADTVKRVHVDLATPHEIVVEVTEFCKSTFRAIAEMYADLPSNFTAVVFGQSNKTLPKQKYIFQHGYATDPWGRGCVPYPPMPDVAEQIEHYFNNAQPGVLSSLFIIHDSPRYIRVTGLALKQQLVGERLLDHELMCIILRRFMQAHAGCNRDSPYLTWRHSLEADLSTLALSDHDYTYSISIQKQLTGECHPYDITTAQMFLLPVPLQDGWLLMMWDMIAKIIHVLDPLVRRHSTNPVVKVRQELVERKLHNALFNCLNEYYAGWPVVEDNWRTVFPALTDTNFCKEESGIAVVHIARHYDGRKMMLPLTKELLHGGIILPPARPSQMEPGCLIHHAVTASLKIFSTPSSTIAPSSMGGCARLNRMMPLVS; translated from the exons ATGAATCGTACTGGCGTTCATAGTTTGCGTGCAGTAGAGGAATTCCTTCTCAGGGACATCACGGAAGAATCATCGAAGCTGGAGAAGGACTGCTTCCAAATTGCATTTGTTATTTTTGTGATGGGTCTTGTTCTTGTGCCTAAGACGAAGTACGACTATGCAACTATTGATTTTTGGGGAGCCCTGGCCAGTACAGAAAACATTGCACAGTTTAACTGGTGCCAGTATGTGCTAGACGCTTTGCTGGATGCTGTGAGGAAGCTCAAGAGGGACATTATCTTGAATAACTTAAACACGAACCTTACAGGATGTCATCTTTTCTATCAG ATTTTCACCCTTGATAGCCTGCACCTTGGTACGTTCAACAAGAAGCACGATGTATTTCCTCGTATAAGTGATTTTGACGCCGATTGCCTTCGAAATATGATCATCATGGCAACTGATCCAATAAAGTCGGCAAATTCGTGGTCGTATGCACCT TTACGAGACCCATCAGTTGTGTGCTACATGTGGGGTCAGTGCCGGGAAAAAAATGTGAAGACTTCACACAGCACATCTAGATCTCACAACAAAAAAAGCGGTGGAGCCTATGTTGCGCAACCTGTCCAGACGCCTAGTGTTGAACACGCTGACGCGCCCGTTGGCGCACCAGTTCCTATTTCCGCACCAATGGGTGACATAGGACCAATGGACCTTGGCAATTATTTGCGTCAACACTATCCGAAACTG GTTGCAGATGAGATATCACTTCTACTGAAGAAGCACAATACCAGAGCTTTGCTTCATCTAGCAAACGAAAGGCAGAGCATCATGAAAGACATGCTGAAGTTAGCAGATGATCTGTACTCATCGCTGAGCCGACGTTGTGTCTGTTGCCCTGCCAGGGGTTTTGCAGACTGTCCGTTAGGAGGTACAG TGAGCAATCATGTGCGAGAGCAGTTCAGCACCCCCGTAACAAGCAAAATCGATGGCCGAAGGCTGGACCTATCAGGGTGTGGAG CAAAAACCCCAGCAGATGAAGGCAGCGCTGGTGCTAAACTCAGCGCCCAGCCCCTGTGTCGTGCTGATACAGTGAAGCGAGTGCATGTTGATTTGGCTACCCCGCACGAGATCGTAGTGGAGGTCACTGAGTTCTGCAAGTCCACTTTCAGGGCAATCGCTGAGATGTATGCGGACCTGCCCTCTAATTTTACAGCAGTAGTTTTTGGTCAGAGCAACAAAACCCTGCCTAAACAGAAATACATCTTTCAACATGGGTACGCGACTGATCCGTGGGGGCGTGGGTGTGTGCCGTACCCGCCAATGCCGGATGTAGCCGAGCAAATTGAGCACTACTTCAACAATGCGCAGCCCGGAGTGCTCTCAAG TTTGTTCATCATCCATGATTCTCCACGGTACATTAGAGTTACTGGTCTAGCACTAAAGCAACAGCTCGTGGGGGAAAGGTTGCTAGACCATGAGCTAATGTGTATTATCCTCCGGCGGTTTATGCAAGCACATGCAGGATGTAATCGGGATTCCCCATATCTCACTTGGCGGCACAGCCTTGAAGCAGATTTATCG ACCCTTGCGCTATCCGATCATGACTACACGTACTCGATTTCCATTCAGAAACAGCTAACTGGTGAATGCCACCCGTATGATATCACGACAGCTCAAATG TTTCTGTTGCCGGTGCCATTACAAGATGGGTGGTTACTCATGATGTGGGACATGATTGCCAAGATTATCCATGTACTTGACCCTCTTGTTCGGCGCCACAGCACCAACCCAGTAGTGAAGGTACGTCAGGAGTTGGTAGAACGGAAGCTTCACAATGCTTTATTCAACTGCCTGAATGAGTATTATGCTGGGTGGCCTGTCGTGGAAGACAATTGGAGAACTGTCTTCCCTGCTCTCACGGACACCAATTTCTGCAA GGAGGAATCTGGAATTGCCGTAGTTCACATTGCACGGCACTATGATGGCAGAAAGATGATGCTGCCACTAACGAAG
- the LOC125509283 gene encoding uncharacterized protein LOC125509283 isoform X2 codes for MNRTGVHSLRAVEEFLLRDITEESSKLEKDCFQIAFVIFVMGLVLVPKTKYDYATIDFWGALASTENIAQFNWCQYVLDALLDAVRKLKRDIILNNLNTNLTGCHLFYQIFTLDSLHLGTFNKKHDVFPRISDFDADCLRNMIIMATDPIKSANSWSYAPLRDPSVVCYMWGQCREKNVKTSHSTSRSHNKKSGGAYVAQPVQTPSVEHADAPVGAPVPISAPMGDIGPMDLGNYLRQHYPKLVADEISLLLKKHNTRALLHLANERQSIMKDMLKLADDLYSSLSRRCVCCPARGFADCPLGVSNHVREQFSTPVTSKIDGRRLDLSGCGAKTPADEGSAGAKLSAQPLCRADTVKRVHVDLATPHEIVVEVTEFCKSTFRAIAEMYADLPSNFTAVVFGQSNKTLPKQKYIFQHGYATDPWGRGCVPYPPMPDVAEQIEHYFNNAQPGVLSSLFIIHDSPRYIRVTGLALKQQLVGERLLDHELMCIILRRFMQAHAGCNRDSPYLTWRHSLEADLSTLALSDHDYTYSISIQKQLTGECHPYDITTAQMFLLPVPLQDGWLLMMWDMIAKIIHVLDPLVRRHSTNPVVKVRQELVERKLHNALFNCLNEYYAGWPVVEDNWRTVFPALTDTNFCKEESGIAVVHIARHYDGRKMMLPLTKELLHGGIILPPARPSQMEPGCLIHHAVTASLKIFSTPSSTIAPSSMGGCARLNRMMPLVS; via the exons ATGAATCGTACTGGCGTTCATAGTTTGCGTGCAGTAGAGGAATTCCTTCTCAGGGACATCACGGAAGAATCATCGAAGCTGGAGAAGGACTGCTTCCAAATTGCATTTGTTATTTTTGTGATGGGTCTTGTTCTTGTGCCTAAGACGAAGTACGACTATGCAACTATTGATTTTTGGGGAGCCCTGGCCAGTACAGAAAACATTGCACAGTTTAACTGGTGCCAGTATGTGCTAGACGCTTTGCTGGATGCTGTGAGGAAGCTCAAGAGGGACATTATCTTGAATAACTTAAACACGAACCTTACAGGATGTCATCTTTTCTATCAG ATTTTCACCCTTGATAGCCTGCACCTTGGTACGTTCAACAAGAAGCACGATGTATTTCCTCGTATAAGTGATTTTGACGCCGATTGCCTTCGAAATATGATCATCATGGCAACTGATCCAATAAAGTCGGCAAATTCGTGGTCGTATGCACCT TTACGAGACCCATCAGTTGTGTGCTACATGTGGGGTCAGTGCCGGGAAAAAAATGTGAAGACTTCACACAGCACATCTAGATCTCACAACAAAAAAAGCGGTGGAGCCTATGTTGCGCAACCTGTCCAGACGCCTAGTGTTGAACACGCTGACGCGCCCGTTGGCGCACCAGTTCCTATTTCCGCACCAATGGGTGACATAGGACCAATGGACCTTGGCAATTATTTGCGTCAACACTATCCGAAACTG GTTGCAGATGAGATATCACTTCTACTGAAGAAGCACAATACCAGAGCTTTGCTTCATCTAGCAAACGAAAGGCAGAGCATCATGAAAGACATGCTGAAGTTAGCAGATGATCTGTACTCATCGCTGAGCCGACGTTGTGTCTGTTGCCCTGCCAGGGGTTTTGCAGACTGTCCGTTAGGAG TGAGCAATCATGTGCGAGAGCAGTTCAGCACCCCCGTAACAAGCAAAATCGATGGCCGAAGGCTGGACCTATCAGGGTGTGGAG CAAAAACCCCAGCAGATGAAGGCAGCGCTGGTGCTAAACTCAGCGCCCAGCCCCTGTGTCGTGCTGATACAGTGAAGCGAGTGCATGTTGATTTGGCTACCCCGCACGAGATCGTAGTGGAGGTCACTGAGTTCTGCAAGTCCACTTTCAGGGCAATCGCTGAGATGTATGCGGACCTGCCCTCTAATTTTACAGCAGTAGTTTTTGGTCAGAGCAACAAAACCCTGCCTAAACAGAAATACATCTTTCAACATGGGTACGCGACTGATCCGTGGGGGCGTGGGTGTGTGCCGTACCCGCCAATGCCGGATGTAGCCGAGCAAATTGAGCACTACTTCAACAATGCGCAGCCCGGAGTGCTCTCAAG TTTGTTCATCATCCATGATTCTCCACGGTACATTAGAGTTACTGGTCTAGCACTAAAGCAACAGCTCGTGGGGGAAAGGTTGCTAGACCATGAGCTAATGTGTATTATCCTCCGGCGGTTTATGCAAGCACATGCAGGATGTAATCGGGATTCCCCATATCTCACTTGGCGGCACAGCCTTGAAGCAGATTTATCG ACCCTTGCGCTATCCGATCATGACTACACGTACTCGATTTCCATTCAGAAACAGCTAACTGGTGAATGCCACCCGTATGATATCACGACAGCTCAAATG TTTCTGTTGCCGGTGCCATTACAAGATGGGTGGTTACTCATGATGTGGGACATGATTGCCAAGATTATCCATGTACTTGACCCTCTTGTTCGGCGCCACAGCACCAACCCAGTAGTGAAGGTACGTCAGGAGTTGGTAGAACGGAAGCTTCACAATGCTTTATTCAACTGCCTGAATGAGTATTATGCTGGGTGGCCTGTCGTGGAAGACAATTGGAGAACTGTCTTCCCTGCTCTCACGGACACCAATTTCTGCAA GGAGGAATCTGGAATTGCCGTAGTTCACATTGCACGGCACTATGATGGCAGAAAGATGATGCTGCCACTAACGAAG